Within Bos mutus isolate GX-2022 unplaced genomic scaffold, NWIPB_WYAK_1.1 CTG214, whole genome shotgun sequence, the genomic segment TATGGAACCTGGTGtacaacacaaatgaatttatctgcaaaatagaaacagacaggCACACAGAGAACAGATCTGCCGTTGCCaagaagtggggtgggggagggaaggattgggagtttgggattggcagatGCAAATTATTGTATGTaacatggataaacaacaaggcattactgtagagcacaggtaATCACATTCAGTATCCTatcataaaccataatggaaaagaatctaaaagagaaggcatatatatatagtataacgGAATCGCTTCACTCTACAGAAGAAAttgacaatattgtaaatcaaccagcTTTCAATTTAAAGTAAAGATGGAGCACAAAAGGGGAAAATGGTTCCTGACCCTGTTCTGTGTTTAAATCggcttttcttcacttttttaaaaggCGCTGAAGGGATGtggagggaggctgggctgggccgCTGGGCTTCGAACGGGATGGGCTGTTTTGGCTTGAGCCTGGCGTGTCCCTGGGACGTCCACAGCCTGGAAAGCCACAGCTGCATGGTGACCGGGCTGCAGAAGCTACAGGGAAGGTGTCAAGAGAGCAGGATGCCAGCAATGAATGACCAGCAGGCGTGAAGAGCCCCCAGGGTCAGCTCGGGCTAAGCCCTTCTCTTGCATCCACGCTTTTAAACTcacacacatcccctccctcgTCACCCTCCAAGGTCTGCGCTAGCCCGGAGCCAAGGGCTCTCAGAACGCGGGAAGTTGTCCAGAGGGCCCATCAGAGAGTACAGCGACAACCGTGGCCTTGGCGCCAAGCTCTCCTGCAACCTGACCTCTCAGAGGCCTGGACCCCCTTTCCTGTGGGGTTGTGGGAAACATCGTCAGGCAGGCAGGAGCTGCCCCCTGAGGCAGACTGCCTCCCAGTGACGGGTAGATGGACCGCCCACCCCACAAGGTCGGTGCAGTCAGTCCCGTTCTAGGCCACTTTGTAGGTCACACTTTAACATTCCTGTGAATTTGTGAGAGGCTCTGTGTCTGCCTATGAAAGGACAGCTGCTGGGGCTGCAAGCAGGTCCCCTAAGAGCCACGTGGCTGGCAAGCAGCTGACTTTAGTTCACGGTGTGTAAACAGGTAATAGGGCTTCCAGGATCCCTCAGTCAGCTGACGCAGGGAAGTCCGCACACGGAGTGGGACCAGTCCATCTCCCAACCCCACACTTGCAGTCCAAACCCAAACCTTCCGTTCTCACCTTTCTCGGATGTTCTCTATAGGGTCCAGCAACTGCCTGACCTCACCAGGCGCCTGGATATTCAGGAGACAAAGCACACGCATCATGCAGGCAGCGGGGCTGGCACGTGGACAAGGGGTTGGGACAGGATGCTCAGCTGCCCGCAGGGTCCCACCCACAGAAGGCACCGCCACTGATCCAAAGAGCCGCCTCCCAGTCTTCTCCTGCCAGGAGCAGAGGTGGGTGAGGCCAGGATGGAAGGGCAGCACCCGCCCCAGGGACCTTTGCAATAGAAACACAGCTCACTCCTGCAGGGTGCGATTATCCTGTGATCCAGCCAGCTTTCCGTGTTCCCTTATCGCACATCCTCCTGGTGAGTGAAGACACGACAGTGATGAATGGGGCTGCAGTGGCCTCGGGCTGCAGGAGGTGGAAGTCCAAACACTCATCAACCAGGGGCTCGGCTGCTTCCAAATCCTGTGCATGCGAGTGCCCTGACTCTATTATCCTGAAAACTCATGCAATGATGGAATCAGAGTGAAAAGAGCCATGGAGACCACACCATTCCAAGCCTCCGGTTACAGACCAGGATGGCCAGCACAGAGAGGCGTGTGGATACAGCTGAAGGAGAGGAAGGTCTGTGGTCCCAGTGCTTCCAGGAGGAAAGGAGGATGGTATCAAGTCAACCATAGAGGCTTCGATTGGAGAAACTTAAACTAAAAGGGCAAACGGAACCCACagtgagaggaagggaggagaaggatgGAAATCAGTGTGactgaaacaaaaggaaaattcacCGAAACCAAAGCTGGGCCTTCGAGACGATCAATAGAACTGATAAACTTCTATCAGACTGATGGGAGCGGTGGTGTGGGATAAGAAGAAACGATGTATCAATGTCAAAAACTGAAAACGAGGTAACACCGAACATTTttcaaaagctaaaagaaaacagactcacagacatagagaacagactgtggttgccaagggggaggggagatgggaggggatggactgggagtttgggattaacagatgcaaactgttatctataggatggataaacagcaaggtgtCACTCAGAGCACAGGCAACTATGCTCCATATCCTGtgattaaaccataatggaaaagaatttgaaaatgaatatatatatatatgtataactgaatcactttgctgtacagcagaagttaatATAAGATTGTAAGTcggttatacttcaataaaataaaattctaaaaggaGGAATTAAAAGGATAATGAAGAGACTCTACAAATAGCATTATGCCTATATATCCGAatcttagatgaaatggaccaattccttGATAGGCAGAGACTGTAACTGAGTAGGCCCCTTCTTGGGACAGACCCTCCCTCCACgtcctccacctgcctcttgttcatagaaaaacttttaatactgtttgtggggttctcGCGGCAGGAATTCTGGAaccatttgccatttccttctctagtggaccacgttttgtcagaactcttctgACAAATGActcgtctgtcttgggtggcccgacatagcatggctcatagtttcattgagttacccAAGCCCCATTGCCaaaacaaggctgtgatccatgaagggttAGTGAGCAGTGATGTCCCAATGCTGGTTTCAAAGACTTGGTAACTGATCTACACCTCCATGTGACGTTAACACTAGAGAAAGCTGGAGAGGGGCATATGTGACTTCTTTGTGCTCCTTGTGTGGCTGTGCCATAAAATAAACTAAAGAAGCACCCCACAAGCTCAGACCATGCCTGGACCAGCAGAAGGCCCATGCGTGCTCTGAACCTGCCAGGCCAGCTGCTGCTCGCAACCCCGCCCTTCACGACTCAcccaaggaagaagaaaggacacCTGCTTGACTCCTCCTTCCACCCAGAGCCTGGCCTTGCGCCAGCCTCAGGGCAGGGACAGCATTTACTAGGGGCTGGTTGTGTCCCGAGAAGATGCTGCTGCCCCAGCCCCAGTAGCTGTGActttgaccttatttggaaatagggtctttgcagattaATCAAGGTACAGTGAGGTCTTCGGGGTGTCTCTTAATCCCACCAGATTCATGTCCTCATAGAAAGGGGAAGTTTGGAGGCAGACACATGCCCACGTGGAAAACGCCCTGTGACGATGGAAGCAGAGATCGGGGTGATGCTTCTACAAGTGAGGGAACCCCAAGAATTGCCAGAAAAGTCCCAGAATCCAGGGGAGAGCTAAGAGACCCTGGGACAGCTCGTTCCCCAGAGCCTCAGATGGCACTAACCTCCGACGTCTGACGTCCAGACTAAGACCCATTCGTGTTGTGTGAGCTGGCCGGTCTGTGGGGCTGTCACTGCTGCCCGAACGCTGGGCCAGGGCTGCCTGCAGACCAGGACTCACAGTATCTTTATTTAGAACCAAACACACCTCCTCGCTGACCTTCCAGCCACACGACATTGTTCAGCCAGCCCGGAAACCCCAGCGGCACTCACCCTGACCGGGCCAGGACGCAGCGCCCACAGACCCGGGTCCACCTCTGCTCCTAGTGACACTGGTGAAAACAAGAGAGCTGACGCTCCACCCAGGGTTGTTTTTTAGGCCAAAACCAAGTAAAGTCGTTCCAAGCTGACTTCAAGAGACAGCTGAGCTCCTGGGACAGAAACAGTTGCCACTTGTTCTCTGAATCTGCTCTCAACAGCGACCAGGAGGGAGGGTGTAGAACCTCCCCCAGGACAACACACACACCAGGAGGGGAAACAAAAAACAGCAGCCTGGACacttcacacactcacacacacactcacatcctcaccttcctccagcccctccaccaccaccacggCTGCCTCCACCTTGGTATGGCAGCCGGGTCTGTCTGCCTGGGTCCTGTGACTCCTGAACCGGCTCCTCCTGGTGGACGGAGGAGGACAACTGTCCAGAGAGCTGCTGCGAGTCCCCCTGCTGTGCCCCCAGCTGCTGCGCCCCGGCCCCCTGCCTGACCCTCCTCTGTGCCCCAGTGAGCTGCGAGTCCCACCCCTGCTGCCAGCCAGCCTGCAGCAGCTCCTGCCCGGCCTCGTGCTGCCAGCAGTCTAGCTGCCAGCCCGCCTGTTGCACCTCCTCCCCCTGCCAGCAGGGCTGCTGCACACCTGCTGCAGGCCTGTCTGCTGCACACTGGTCTGCTGCAGGCCCATCTGCTAcacagggaagatcccttggatgaggaaacggcaccccattccagtattcttgcctgaaaattcccatggacaaataagcctggtgagctacagtccatgaggtcacaaagagtcggacatgactgagtggctgagcatgcactgttgcACACCTGTCTGCTTCAAGCCTGTTACACACCTTTTTGTTGCACACCTGTCTGTCACACCCCTGTCTGTCATACACCTGTCTGCTGCAAACCTGTCTGTTGcacaaggaagatcccctggtgtaggaaatggcaccccactccagtattcttgcctgaaaagtcccatggacagagaaacctggcgggctaccgtccatgaggtcacaaagagacacaactgagtgactgagcatgcactgttgcACACCCATCTGCTGCAAGCCTGTCAGTTGCACACCTGTCTGTTACACACTAGTCTGTTGCACACCTGTCTGCTGCAAGCCTGTTAAACACCTGTTTGTTACACATCTGTCTGCACACACCCGTCACACACCTGTGTATTGCATACCTGTCTGCTGCAAGCCTGTCTGCCTTTCAATCATTCTACCTGGAGATTTCTCCTTAATGTTAATTTAAGTTGGTCTTCTGGtgttgaagttgctcagtttttGTCTGGCATCATTTTGTTTTACCTTCACCTCTGATGGTGTTCTTAAAGgtttgcagttattttctttcagccCCTTAAAGATGCCCTCTCATTGCCTCctaactttcttcttttctgatggGAAAACTACTATAAATCTCTGCTGCTGCAACTATGaagttaatgtttatttttcctctgattgTTTTCAATGATTAGTCTttatctttgactttcatcagCTTCATTATGATCCACTTAGGTGTGGCTTCATTAATATTTAGTTCTCTTAAGGTTTATATTATTGCTTGAATTTGTAGCTTGAatctttgttttagaaaaagaTTTACCATGATCTCTTCAAATATCCCCCATTATATCTCTTGCTTTCATTTTGGgctcaaaggaggaaaaaaaaaaagtgaaattgcttCACCACGTTCTCCCATATTTATTCAGTTACTTTCCCTCCTTTTGACGCTCTAACCTCATCCTAAATGCTTCATAGCTTCTATCAGTAATCCACCCTCTGGCTGTCTCTTCTATTATTAAATCCACCTATCAAGTCATAAATACTATTGTTACATTTCTGCAATTCTTTGAGTCCAGAATTTCTACTtcttttatacatatttcagttttAGATAAAACTGCCCATCCTTACACCTGTTTTCTTAAGCATAGTCATCACAATTGTTTCAAAAGCCGTGTCTGACGACTCTAACGCCGTGTCGCCTGTGGGTTTGTTTCCACTGTCTGTTTTGTCTCTTGGTGCTATCCCTTGGCATGGCTGTCATCCAAGATTGAATGGCTGAGGTTGTATACGCAAATCCTGGCAGCTCTGAAGGCTTCTCTTCTTCTGAAGAGATTCACCGCACCCTGGGCAGATGGCTTGGGTGTGGCAGAGGACTGTTATTGTTGTGAGGCTGGGAGGCAGACTCTGTAAGCGCTGGTCTGTGTCTGGTTTTCCCCACTCCTAGGACTGAGCTCTTTGGGGTCCTGGCCGAGAGCTGCTCCTTTTTGGCTAGTCTTAACTCTGGGTTTTGTCTCCTTGGTCGAGACTACAAAAACTCTGCTTGGCCTTCAGTGGCTTTCTGATGACCTTCTAAGTATCTTCCCTGTACAGTATGAAACTGGGCAGATGCCTTGAGGGTTCAATCTATGTTTCTAGAGCTCTGCCTCCAATTTGTCTGGGATCTTGTCCCCTCGAGTCCTTGCTGCCTCCACGTGCACAAACCCCATGTAATTTTCTCCAGCCCCCTGGGATCTCGGGAGCTCTGCTGGCTTCTCTTCATTGTAGTCGCAGCCTTTGGCCACGTTTCTCCTCTGTGCACCCAATGCCAAGACTCGTCAGCCACATTTCAGGGAAAAGCCATCAGGAAAAGCTGGCTCACCCCTAAAGGGAAAGCCAGACATAGACCAGCGCTTGCAGAGTCTGCCTAAAGTTCCCTAACATTCAACAAGTTTGCCTCTCAATTCTTAGTTTGATCAGCAGCCCTCCAAAGCTTTGAACAGATGTTTGAGTTTTATCCAGCTTTCCAAGTTCTCCTCGGCAGGAGTGTATCTGGCACTGGTTCCTTATCATAGGTGGAAACAGacatctctcctctcttcctctgtgtgtgtgtgtctgtctgtttctctctctatCTCATACATTCCCAGTCTATATGATGAGTTCCTGTATCTACAGAGAGGCCAGGAACCTGAGCACAAGAGGCCAGgttcaaatgtattttatttgtataactCAAAATATGCAGACAGACAACTCAGCCCACAATTTGACTGAAATCCTAGACCCCTCTCTTGCCTTTCATAGACTCCCAAGGAGTCGAGAGGCCTAGACTGAGCCCCATTGTTGGAAGCACAGAACAGCCAGGAAGGGTGAGAATTTGAGCACCCacacttagcagaagcagcagtgccCCCAGAGTCCTCCCACAGGGGTGAGGTGTCACTCCTCCAGGCCGACGCACACCATTCTGTGCTGGACCTAGAAAACAGCATCACAGGGCACCAAGAACCTGACTTTCCTAGGCTGGCAGCTCAAGGCTCAGCTTGTTCATCTTTACATTTCTGAGCCTGCTGCACAGTCAGGCAGGTCCCCAGGTGTGCACACAGCGGCCCCGGGCATCAGTCAGGGAGGTGGAGTTAGGCTAGATGGATCTCTCATGCAGCCAGTGCAGACCCCTGCCACATTACCACAGACATACTCCCTTCCTACCTTGATGTTATGTTCTGTCATAAATGtcataaaagttatgaccaacctagacagcatattaaaaagcagagacattacttggccaacaaaggtctcctTAGTCagagttatgatttttccagtagtcgtgtatggatgtgagagttggactgtaaagaaagctgagcgctgaagaactgatgcttttgaactgtggtgttggaaaagactcttgagagtcccttggactgcaaggagatccaaccagtccatcctaaaggaaaacagtcctaaatattcattggaaggactgatgctgaagctgaagctccaatcctttgtccacctgatgcgaagaattgactcattagaaaagaccctgatgttgggaaagattgaaggcgggaggagaaggggatgacagaggatgagatggttggatggcatcaccaactcaatggacatgagtttgagtaaactccaggagttggtgatagagagggaggcctggcctgctgcagtccatggggtcacaaggagtcagacatgactgagcgactgaactgaactgaaaggtgctCAGGATATGTCAACAGACTTCCAGATATACTCAAGAGTTCTAAGAGCTGAGCAATATCtcataaaaccaaacaaaaactggCACTAATGAGAGATCATGGGGTTCCAAATACCAATCAGGAAGAGAGGGTGTTGTGAGCCTCTGTAGGGACAACACACAACACAGAGGAGGGCTATAAAGCCAACAGCCTGagcacctcacacacacacacacacacacactcacacacactcaaacTCTCCTCCAGCTCCACCTCCACCATGGCAGCCTCCACCCTGTCCATCTGCTCCAGCGACCTGAGCTATGACTGTCCAGAGAGCTGCTGCGAGCCCACCTGCTGTGCCCCCAGCTGCTGTGCCCCGGCCCCCCGCCTGACCCTCCTCTGCACCCCAGTGAGCTGCGAGTCCAGCCCCTGCTGCCAGCCAGCCTGCAGCAGCTCTTGTCCAGCCTTGTGCTGCCAGCAGTCTAGCTGCCAGTCCTCCTGCTGCACCTCCTCCCCCTGCCAGCAGGCCTGTTGTGAGCCCATCTGCTGCAGGCTCGTCTGCTGCACACCTGTCTGCTGCAGGCCTGTCTGCTGCACACCTGTCTGCTGTGAGGCCTCCCCCTGTTCTACCTCCTCATGTTGCCAGCAGTCCAGCTGCCAGCCCTCCTGCTGCACCTCCTCCCCCTGCCAGCAGGCCTGCTGTGAGCCCGTCTCCTGCAGGCCCGTCTGCTGCAGGCCCGTCTGCTGCATACCTGTCTGCTGCACACCCGTCTGCTGTAAGGGTTCCCCCTGCTACAGACCCTCCTCCTCCGTGTCCCTGCTCTGCCGCCCCGTGTGCCGCcctgcctgctgtgtgcccaCCTCCTCTTGCCAGCCCAGCTGCTGCCGCCCAGCCTCCTCTGTGTCCCTGCTCTGCCGGCCCGCATGCTCCCGCCTGGCCTGCTGTGTCCCCACCTTGGCCCTGGGGCCCTGCTGCTGAGTGTTCCTCTCAAGGTCACCCCAAAGTGTGAGAGCTCACAGTCATCTGAACCTTCCGACTCCTTACTGAGAGCCTAGACAGCTTTCCCGTCGCCGCCCCAGGCCCTGCCGTGAGCTCCGCCAGTCACCCCTCCTGGGAATGGCACACCCACTTCTTCCAGTGCTGCCTCCCCTCCGCCCACCCTGTCCTGTGTCAGCCTTCCCTCCACAGCCTGGGTTGGCGGCCCAGCTCTCCCAGGGGTGTGAACCTCACGTGGCatgaaggaaaagataaatgCTTGGTGTTGGTTTCTCATCCTCGCCCCCTGAGCTCCGGCACAACCCCTGCTCCTCCACTCGTTCCTAAGCTGGTTTCAATTTCTCCTTCCGTGAGCTGTAAGTTCCTTCCAATAAATTCCTTTCCTGATCAGTTTAACCACAGTTCATTTCTGTTATTTCCAACTAAGGCCCTTGCTGGACACTCCCCCATGTAAGGTGGTCCTGGATCactcccaagggcttccctgttcCTGCCCCTTCAGTGGTGTCCAGGAACCCCCACTCCAGAAAGATGAGCCCCTGGGCCTGTGCAGGAGAGCACACAGCAGGCCCGGGACACTGTCCTCAGGCGGTGGGGAGGGGAATGTGCATGTGGGGAGGGGTCTCTTGTTGGGGGGAGCCTCAACCATCTGCACAACTGTGAGGTGTGTTCTGCACACCTGCTCTCGCTCGGGGGCTGGGGTCTTGGTGCCAGGCAAAGGGTGCCCATGTGACCAGCCCCCGATAAACTCCCTGGGTGCTTGTCTCCCAGGAGCCCCCTGCTGGCGGATCAAGCGCACCCCGTGTGACCTGGCCGGAGGTCTCGGGAGGCCTGTGTCTAGCGCCCCTTGACTTCTCCCCAGGCCATGGTCCCTGCGCTGATTTACTCTGTGTTGAGTCCTGTGAAATCTAGGGGATCACCAAACCTGGGTGAGGTCCTGGGGACCCCAGTGCCCATCAGACTGGCAAAAATGTCTAAGTTTGATAACAACAAGCATGGTCTGAAGTATAGGAAACAAGATCTGCTCTGAGATGCAGGCAAGGTTTCCAGTTTTCAGAGTAGGTTAGTAACACCTGGGAAAGCTGCCCAGGTGCACACCTGACCCCTCCCCCAGGGGGCCTCCTGGAGATGACATCACGTGTCTGTACATGAAACCCACACAGGCCATCTCACAGCAATGCTGGCAATAATCTAAGTGCCCCTCAGTAGGAGAATGGACAACTAAACCACAGCATGTACACACAAGGGGGATACGCAGAGGTTAAAACAGCTGAACCAGGGAAACACAGGTAGGAGTGAATTCCAAAACATAACATCGAGTAAAAGGAAAATCATATTGCTGATTAACACATACAGAGTAATACATATACACAGGTCAAAACACTACTTTGACTCCACAACTATAAACATCTCtatgaaactataaaaatatccATGGGAATGACAGACACCAGCCTGAGAACAGTGGCTCCCCTGGCGGGGGCATGTGGAGAGTACATAGCACCTGTGACGTGCTGTAAATTCGGCAAAATGTAAAGACTTGTTACTTGTTACTGATTTGTAGATGCCTAGGTGTTTATTATACTATTTTCTATActttctgaaatataattttaaaaaactacctAGAAAAGTAAAAAGCTGTTACACAGACCACGTTCCTGAGCCAGATTCAATAAGATAAACTtgcaataattaaaagaaaatttcctctGGAGAAATCAAAGGTGGTCTctccacttcccaggtggcactagtggcaaagagtCCAcccaccaacgcaggagacataagagatgagggttagGTCCCTGGatggggcagatcccctggaggagggcatggcaaaccactacagcagtcttgccaggagaatccccatggacagaggagcctgtcgagctacagtccatagggtcacaaagagttggacacgactgaagctatttAGCACACCAGTTGAGGAAACAGAAACTTAATtacaaattctttgaaaataaatgaggCAAGTACTACACCCCAGGACACATGTGGTTTAGGTAAGGTAGTACTCAGGGAGTAAATGAAACCCTTAAAGACATATAGCACAGAGTAGGTGGgattgaaaataaaatctcaagtCAGAAAGTTAGGAAAACTTCagaaaggaggggaaagaaaTAAATTAGCAAAATTAAGGAactaagaacaaagaaagaaatagtaaacataaaaacaacgctaaatatttgcttttaaaagcaaattaaaaaaaaagatgtataaaagaatttaaatgttGACAAACctaaaagagataaataaacaCTAAAGACAAAGAACAAAGTTTATGAGAAAAAGCTACATCTGTGCGTCAACACAATCAACATTTTTAGGTGAAGATGGtaattttctaggaaaatatCAACCTGGGAATCAGTGCAAGAAAAAGTACAAAACTTGAATGGCAGTGATCACAAAAGAACTTGAGAAGATAGGGGAATGCTTTCTGGGGCAGTAAGTACCAGATCCACACACTGAACAATGACAGaaaatagaccaatggaactcagttgtgtccagtaaCTGCGCACACTTGTGCTGACACTTGGTTCACAATCAGGGTGTCACTGGGATTTCATAGGTGGTGATAGTACTGGACAACCAGATATCCGCATGGGAGGAAGTGAGCTTTGCCTATCCtcacagcatacacacacacacattgactGGAGGTCGATTACAGAGCTGAATGTGGAAGGCAAAATACTGAAGAGCTGGGAGAAacgtcagtaacctcagatacgcagatgacaccacccctatggcagaaagtgaagaagaactaaagagcctcttgatgaaagtgaaagaggagggtgaaaaggttggcttaaagctcaacattcagaagactaagatcatggcatccagtcccatcacttcatggcaaatagatggggaaacagtggaagcagtggctgactttgtttttctgggctcccaaaatcactgcagatggtggttgcagccatgaaattaaaattcacttactccttggaaggaaagttatgaccaacctagacagcatattgaaaagcagagacattactttgccaacaaaggtccgtctagtcaaggctatggtttttccagtggtcatgtatggatgtgagagttgtactataaagaaagctgagtgccaaagaattgatgcttttgaactgtggtgttggagaagactcttgagagtctcctggactgcaaggagatccaaccagtccatcctaaaggagatcagtcctgggtgttcactggaaggactgatgctgaagctccaatactttggccacctcatgcaaagagctgattcatttgaaaagaccgtgatgctgggaaagattgagggcaggaggagaaggacgacagaggatgagatggttggatggcatcaccaactcaatggacatgggtttgggtggactcctggcagttggtgatggacagggaggcctggcatgctgtggttcatggggtagcaaagactgagtgactgaactgaactgagaataataCACTGAACAATGTCTTCATGACATTGTGGTAGGCAAAAACGTTTGAAGCAGGACATAAAAAACATTaagcataaaagaaaagaatcaataaattggacttcattagAATTAAGAACTACTCACAGagaggtaaaactgtcattatgtgctgatgacatgatactacacatGGAAAACCATAAAGATTCCACACAAAagccactactactactactaagttgctttagtcgtgtccgactctgtgcgaccccacagacggcagcccaccaggctcccctgtccctgggattctccaggcaagaacactggagtgggttgccatttccttctccagtgtgtgaaagtgaaaagggaaagtgaagtcgctcagttgtgtctgactcttggagacccctggatggcagcctaccaggctcctccgccatgggattttccaggcaagagtactggagtggggtgccattgccttctccgacaaaagCCACTAGAgctgataaatgaattcagcaggGTAGCATGACACAagattaacacacagaaatcggttgcatttctttacactaacaatgacatatcagaaagggaaaggaaaaaaacattcttttaaaattacatccACAAAAGACACAACTTGGGAATAAGCCTGATCACAGAGGTTAAAGACTCATATGCAGAGAactataaaatatcaataaaggaaactgaagatgatccaaagaaatgaaaagatattccatgctctcAGTTTGGAAgaactaatattgttaaaatgtctgtgctacccaaagcaatctacagatttaaagtAAGCCCTGTCAAATTACccacatttttcacagaactagaacaaataattctgaaatttatatGGTACCATAAAAGTCCCAGAATTGTCAAAGCAAGCCTGGAGAAAAAGGACAAAACTGGAGGCATAGCCTTtaagacttcagacaatactacaaagttatagtaatcaaaacaccACAGCattggcacagaaacagacatggaTCAGATATGGATCAACAGAACAGaccagagagcccagaaataaatccacacacctacagccaattaatcttcaacaaaggatgcaagaatatacaatagagaaaagacagtcttttcagcaAGTcatgttgggaaagctggacagcgaTATGCAAATCAGTGAAGTCAGAACAGACTGTCACAccctacacaaaataaactcaaaacggctTAAAGACACAAATGTAAGACATGACCccataaactcctagaagagaacataggcaaaacattctctgacataagtcGTACCAATgatttcttaggtcagtctcccaaggcaatagaaataaaagcaaaaataaacaaataggacctaatcaaactGATAAGCCTTTgctcagcaaagaaaaccataaacaaacaaaaagacaacctacagactgggagaaaatatttgcaaatgatgcaagtGA encodes:
- the LOC102286938 gene encoding keratin-associated protein 10-1-like, which gives rise to MAASTLSICSSDLSYDCPESCCEPTCCAPSCCAPAPRLTLLCTPVSCESSPCCQPACSSSCPALCCQQSSCQSSCCTSSPCQQACCEPICCRLVCCTPVCCRPVCCTPVCCEASPCSTSSCCQQSSCQPSCCTSSPCQQACCEPVSCRPVCCRPVCCIPVCCTPVCCKGSPCYRPSSSVSLLCRPVCRPACCVPTSSCQPSCCRPASSVSLLCRPACSRLACCVPTLALGPCC